The segment GAGCGTTTTCTATGAGCCGCCTGTGACCCCCTGATGAGTCGACCCAGGACGCTTCTCGACTCAGGAGACCGGGTACTCGACGCAGGCGAAGTGCGCTCCGTCGGGCGACCAGCCGGGCACGTTGATGGTGCCCTGACCGCCGAAGAGCCGGAAGACGTCGCGCTCCGTGCCTGGTACGGGCGAACCCCCGTCGAGGTCGAGGATCCGGAGGACGACGTCGCGGTTCTCGGGGTGCCCGATCGTCCCGGCCTCGAACGCGAGGAAGAGCAGCTTCGAGCCGTCGGGCGACACGTGCGGGAACCAGTCGACGGTGTCGCTGACGACCTGGCGGGAGAGCTCCGCCCCGTCGAGGCGCATCCGCGCCAGCTGCGCGTGGCCGGGTTCCGTCGTGAACCGCTCGGTGTTGAACCAGAGCCAGGTGCCGTCCGGAGAGAACTCGGCGCCGTCGTCCGGGAAGTCGTCGTCGGTGACGAAGGTCGTCGAGCCGTCGGCGACGCTCACCAGCGCGACGTTCGTGCGCCACCGGTCGGGCGTCGACTCGGGCGTGGGCCGCGCCCCGACGATCACCGAGAGCGTCGCCCCGTCGGGCGAGACGCCGTGCAGGTAGTTCTTGTACCCGCGCCCCTCGGGGTGGTCCCGCGTCACTCGGCGACCGGTCCCGCCCTCCCAGGGGACCTCGTAGAGGTGGCCGTCGTTCGCACTCACGAAGACGGAGCCGCCGTCGGGTGCGATGACGTGGTCGTTGTTGATCGGGGGAACGGAGTCCATCCGGATCCACTCGAGCGTACCGCCCTCGACCGGGAGACGCCACAGGCGACCGTCGGCGTTGACGACCAGCCATCGGCCGTCGGGGCTCCAGTTGGGCGCCTCGGCGAGGGTGTGGGCGTTGTCGAAGACGACGCGGGAGGAGCGGGTCTCCGCGTCGACGACGAGGATCCGGCAGGACTGTCCGGGCAGGAGGGTGCGGGCCATGGTGTCTCCGAGGTCGGGGTCGGGGCGGTGGGCCCAGGCTAGGGGGTGACCGCAGGAGGCCCGGCGGTGCTTCCCCGGACGATGAGCGTGGTCGCGAGCTCCAGCCGGGTCGACGTCAGCTGCGGTTCGTCGATGAGGCGCAGCACGAGCCGCGCCGCCTCCTCCGCCATCTCCTTGAGCGGCTGCCGCACGGTGGTCAGCGGCGGGCCCGTGTAGCGGGTGAACTCGAGGTCGTCGAAGCCGACGACGGAGAGGTCGTCGGGCACGGAGAGCCGTCTCTCGGCGGCGGCCTCGTAGACGCCGAGGGCCTCGACGTCGTTGGCCGTCACGATGGCGGTCGGCCGGTCGGGCAGGGCGAGGAGCGCTCGGCCCGCGGCGTACCCCGACTCCTGCGTGAACTCGCCCGGTCGGACGTAGTCGGCCCGCTCGGCGATGCCCGCTCCCGCGAGGGCCGCGCGGTAGCCGGAGAGGCGAGCCATCGCGGCGACGAGCCGGGCCGGGCCCGCGATGGCCGCGACGCGCGTATGCCCCAGCGAGAGCACGTGCTGGGTCGCCAGGTAGCCGCCCATCCAGTTGGCGGCCCCGATCGAGGGGACTCCCGGGGTCGGGTCGCCGGCCGGGTCGACGATGACGAACGGGATGCTGCGAGCACGCAGGTGGTCCTTGTCGAGCGCCGAGATGTCGGCGATCATCAGGATGACGCCGGCCGGCTGGCGGCCCAGGACGCTCTCGATCCAGCGGGGGCTCTTCGCGTCGCGTCCCTCCGTCGCCGTGACGACGAGGCTCAGCCCGTTCTCCCGGGCGATCCGCTCGACCCCGACCAGGACCTCGTGAGCCCAGGGGTTGTCGATGGCGTCGAAGACCACCTCGATCAGCGGCATGCGCGGCTGGCTGGAGTTGCGGCGGTTGTAGCGGTGCTCGCGGAGGAGGTCGGAAACGCGACTCCGCGTGTCGACGGAGACGCCCTCACGGCCGTTCAGCACCTTCGAGACGGTCGAGATCGACACGCCGGCACGCACGGCCACCTCAGACAGGGTCGCCCGGGTGACCTTGTCTCTCTCGGGCGCGTCTCTCGTGGGCGCGGTGGAGGTCACGCGGCCTCTCCTCTCACCAGGTGTCGGGTGTCGCCCCGTGGGGCACGACCTCGGGTCGGTCGACCCGGATCGTGATCTCCACGACCTTCTTCGCGTCGCTCGACCGGACGATGGCGTCCATGATCTCGAGCACGTGGAACGCCAGCCGCCCGGAGGCCCGGTGCGGCCGATCGGTCTCGATCGCCCGCGCCATGTCGGCGAGGCCGTAGCCGCGACCGGCATCAGCGTATCCGGCGGAGACGGGCACCTCGTGGAACTCGGGCTCGTGGCGCGTGGCGATCTCGACCGGGTCGGAGAAGCGGTTGGGGTCGGGCACGGCGAGCGTGCCCTCGGTGCCGTAGACCTCGAACAGCGGGGAGCGCGTGGCCCACACCTCGAAGCTCACCGTGACCGTGGAGGTCACGCCGTTCTCGTGCTCCAGCAGCGCGCTGACGTGCGTGTCGATGTCGACGGGGATCGGGGTTCCCGCGAGCGGACCGGTCTCGACGACGCGTTCGCGCGTGGATCGGGACGCGAGCCCCGCCACGCGGACGACCGGCCCGAAGAGCGTCACCAGACTCGTGAGGTAGTACGGGCCCATGTCGAAGAGCGGGCCGCCACCGGGCTGGTAGTAGAAGAGGGGCGACGGGTGCCAGCGCTCGTGCCCCGGAGCCGACCAGTGCACCTGGGCGCCGACGGGAGCCCCGATGACTCCGCTGTCGAGCACCTGCCTGGCGGTCTGCACTCCCGTGCCGAGGACCGTGTCGGGAGCGCTCCCGACGCGGAGGCCCTTGCGGTCCGCCAGCTCGAGCATCGGCAGCGCCTCCTCCGGCGTCAGCCCGAGGGGCTTCTCCGCGAAGACGTGCTTGCCCTGCTCGAGGGCGCGGGTCCCGACCTCGACGTGAGCGGCCGGGATCGTGAGGTTGATGACGGCGTCGATCCGGGGATCCTGCAGGAGGGCGTCGACGGTGAGCGCCTCGACGCCCTGCTCGTCGGCGACCTGGCGGGCACGGGCCTCGTCGAGGTCGGCGACGGCGGTGAGCCGGAGCCCGGGGAGCTGCGGCAGCGACGCGAAGTACTGCTCGCTGATCTTGCCGACTCCGATGACGCCGACGTTCAGCGGGACGCCCACAGGAGACCCCTTTCGATGATGGTCTTGACGTTCGGGTTCTCGAGGATGTCGACGCGGTGGCCGGGTGTGCTCACGAAGATGCGGCCCTCGCCCCACTGCCTGGTCCAGATCGCCGGTGACGTGATGGGTCTCGTCCAGGGGTCCCACGAGCGGACCGCCTGGGTCGTCGTCGCGAGGACGTCGAGGTAGTCGTCGTGGAGGACCCAGTACTGCTCGGTCGTGAGCTCGAAGCTGCCGATGCCCCGGGTGATGGGGTGGTCGGCGGCCGCGGGCAGCATGTCGATCGTGTGGGGCAGGTAGTTGTCGGACTGCTCCCCCACGCGCTCGGACGGGTGCTTGCCCGGGTGGGCGGCGAACTGGCCGCCGATCATCTGCAGGTAGTCGGAGTTGTTGCGGTACGAGTCCGCGATCCCGCCGTGCCAACCGGCGAGGCCGGTGCCCGCCTCGATCGCCGCACGGAGCCCCTCGAACTCGGCCGCCTCGATCGTGTTCATCGTGTTGGACTGCACGATGAGGTCGACGGTGGGCAGGTAGTCGGCGTCGGCGTAGACCGCCGGCGACTCCTCGATCCGGACCTCGAATCCGTTGGCCTCGAGGAAGGGGACGAAGAGGTTGGTCGCCTCGACCGGCTGATGGCCGTCCCACCCTCCCCGGACGATGAGTGCTCTCTTGGTGGGGGTCGGCTGGCTCAAATCGGCCACTCCTTCAGGTTCTGGCGTGCGGGTGGAACTCGGACTGCTCGGGAGCGGTGTGGATCAGCGTCCGGCAAGCGAACCGCCGATTCCACCGACGCTGAAGTACTTGTTGAGGAAGACGAAGAGGATGATCGGCGGCAGCATCATCACCACGGCGACGGCCATGACGAGGCCCCAGTTCGTCGCGTTCTGCTGGAAGAACGTCTCGAGACCCACGGGGAGCGTGTAGTTCGGGTCGGACCGCAGGAACACGACGGCGATCAGGTAGTCGTTCCAGGCGAGCAGGAACGAGAAGATCGCGGTCGACAGGATGCCCGGGAGCGCGTTCCGCAGCACGATGCGCGTGAACGAGCCGAAGAGCGAGGCGCCGTCCATCCAGGCCGCCTCCTCGAGGGCGATCGGGATCGAGTCGTAGTACGCCGCCATCATCCAGATGGCGACGGACATCGTCGCCCCCACGTAGATGATCGTGACGCCGATGAGGTTGTCGACGAGACCGAGGTTCGCGAACAGGATGAACAGCGGGATGACCGCCGTCACGACCGGCAGCGACTGCACGACGAACAGGATCAGCGAGTAGCCCGAGACGAGCCTGTTCCGCGCCCGGGAGAGGACGTAGCCGGCAGGAGCCGCGACCGCCACCGCGATCACGACCGTCACGATCGTCACCGTCAGGCTGTTGCCCAGCCAGGTGAGCACCGCCGTCTGCGAGAAGACGTTGGCGAAGTTCTCGAGCGTGAACTTCGAGGTCGACGTCGACCCGAGGGCGGGCTGCACCGACAGGTAGAAGACCGCGATGATCGGGACGAGCACGATCGCCGTGATGACCAGGATGAGGGCGAACCGGAACCAGCCTCCGCGACGTCGCAGATCCTGCGAGGTGACGCGTTTGGCGTCGGTGGTGACACCGGTCTGGAGGCGCGCGGTGCGCCGGACGGAGAGCGTGCTCATTCGACGTCCACCTTTCGGATCTGTCGGTACAGGACCACGGAGATGATGACCAGCACGGCCGTCATCAGGAAGGCGATGGCGACGCCCGGGCCCGTCTGGAAGTTCTGGAAGACGGTGAGGTAGGCCAGCACGACCAGGGACTGCGTCGCGTTGACGGGGCCACCGCCGGTGAGGAGGAAGATCGTCGGGAAGTCGTTGACGCAGAAGATCGTCATCAGGATCCAGGAGACGAACGTGGTGCGGGCGATCAGCGGCATCGTGATGAGCCGGAACGACTGCCACTTGCCGGCGCCGTCGACCGTCGCCGCTTCGTAGACGTTGGTGTCGACCGACGCGAGCGCCGAGGACATCATCATCATCATGAACGGGAAGCTGATCCAGACCTTGAAGACGCAGACCGTGATCTGAGCGAGAACGGGATCGGCGAGGAAGAGGACGTTCCCGAGGCCGAGAGCCTGGGCCAGCATCGGCAGCGGGCTCTGCGGGGTGGCGACGAGCCAGTTCCACGACGTCGAGGAGACGACGATCGGCACGATCCACGGCAGCAGGAGGAGCACCTTGAAGAGGCCGCCGGCGGGGATGTGCGTGCGGAGCAGCAGCGCCAGGCCGAGGCCGACACCCCAGCTCCCGAACACGCCGACGACGGTGAAGATCACCGTGAACAGCGCGGCCTTGGCGAAGGCCGGGTCGCCGAGCACGTCGATGTAGTTCTGGAGCCCGACGAAGGGTCCCTGAGCCAGCAGCGTGCCGTTGTGCAGCGACTGGATGAAGGCGTAGATGACCGGGTAGAGGTTGATCAGCAGAAGCAGGATCAACGAGGGGAGCGCGAACGCGAGGAGCGTCAGGGTGCGCGCGCTGAACCGCTTGCGCTTCCGGATCGTGGGAGACCCCGGGCGGGGCCCGCCCGCCCCGGAGCCGGACATTCCGACTCCGCGGCGGGCGCGCTTCAGCTGTTCGCCAACACTACTTGCCGACATTGTTCATTCCTTCGAGCGACCGGACACGTGAGGGCGAAGCAGTCATCAGGAGGACTTGATCGCGGCCTGGAGCGCGGTCAGCGCCGCCTTGGCCGTGGTCTTGCCGCCGAGGATGGACTGCGTGAAGGTCGACATCGCGGGGGTGCCGTCGACCGCCGTGACACCGAGGAACAGCGCGTCGCTGCCCGGGGCGGCCCAGGTCTTCGAGATGGGCTGCCACTCCTTGATGATCTTGACGTTGGTGGCGTTCGCCTGGAACTCCGGCGTCTCGGTGATCGACTTGAGGGGCGGCAGGCCGATGCCGGTGTTCTGGGTCCAGAGCGGCTTCATGTTCTGGTAGTAGTACGTGAGGAACGCCTCCGAGCCCTTCTGGCTGGGGGTGTTCTTGTACATCATGATGTTGTTCGGGAAGTAGAGCGCACCCTTCTTGCCCGAGGGGCCGGTGAGGGGGCTCGGCACGTCGAGGTCGGTGAGCGCGTCGCCGCCGACGTTCTGCGCCAGGCCGGCGCCGTCCCAGCCCATGCCGAACTTCTTGGCCTTCCACTGGCTCTGGATGTTCGCGCTCGTGTAGGTCGCGCTGGCCGGGTCGACGTAGCCGTTCTTGACGAGCGACAGGACCCACTCCATGGCCTCGATGTTCTCGGCCGTGACGCAGTTGGCCTTCTGGTCGGCGTCGAAGAGTCCGCCGCCGTTGTTGATCATGTGGCTGACCAGGATGTGGCTGCCGGTGAAGTTGCCGGCGCCGGAGCCGAGGCCGTAACCGTAGACGCCGATCTTCTTGAGCGCCGCGCAGGCGTCGGAGTAGCTCTGCCAGTCGGTCGGGACGGTCGCCCCGGCCTTCTCGAGAAGCGACTTGCTGTACCACATGACGCGCATGTCGAGGTTGTAGGGGACGGCCGCGTAGCCCTTGCTGACCTTCAGCGTGTCGACGAGTCCCGGGAGGAAGTCGTCGTAGATGCCGTTCTTCTTCCAGGTCTCGAGGAGGTTGTCGGCGTAGGCGATCTTGCCCTGGTCCTCGAACTGGAAGGCCTGGGTACCGCCGCCGGACGAGACGGCCGGGCCCGTGTTGGAGGCGATGGCCGACGAGAACGACTGGGTGAAGTTGGCCCACTGGATGACCTGGTAGCTCGCCGGGCCGACGCCCGAGGCGGGCTTGTAGGCCGTGGTGATCTTCTTGTCGAGGACGTTGAACTGGGTGTTGCCCCAGGGCATGTTCCAGAACTTGATGGTTCCGGTCGCGCCGCCGGACGATCCCCCGGAGGAGCAGGCCGCGAGGAGCGCAACGGCGCTCACGCCGGTGGCGGCTCCGAGGAACGTCCGCCGAGAGAAGGCCGAACCTGTGATTTCAGATGGCATGGTCAGTGTCCTTTCGAACGGCGGCAGCTCTGCCGGCGTTGCGCTTACTCTTCGTTGAATAAAAACTTTCGGGCCGTTTCGACTCCGGAGGAGCCGTTTCCAAGCCCGGGTAACCAGGTGCTGGCATCATCTTCACCGAAGTGATCGGTCAAGTCAACGCCATTTTGCGGGGATTATCGGATCGTTATCTAGAAATCGGTCGAAGTGCTGCGAGGCCTTCGGCAGCCCTCGATCCACGAAAGTTTCGTTGGCAGTTCGCGTGAATATCGTCCCGGGGGACGACCGCACGGGGCGGCCGCCCCCAGCAGGGCGGCCTAGGCGAGGGTCGGGACCGAAGGGTCCCAGCTCTCGGGCAGGTCGGGGGTCGGTTCGAGCGAGGACTCCACGACGACCGTCTCGCCGCGCGAGGCCGACTCGTCGAGCGAGACCATGATGTCGAGGACGTGGAAGGCGAGCTCGCCGGGGACGCGCTCGCGCCGCCCCTCGCGAATGGCCTGGGCGAGCTCGGCGACCCCGGTCCCGCGGCTGAAGGTGGAGCCGGTTGCCGGGATCGTCTCCGGCTCGTCGGCACCCGTGTGGACGATCGTGTCGCCCTCGAACATGTTCGGGTCGGGGAAGACCGCGGTGCCCTCGGTACCGGAGATCTCGACGAAACCGGCCCGTTCCAGCTTCGAGTCGAAGCTGAAGACGCTCTGCGCGCTGGCCCCGCTCTCGAACTGGATCAGAGCCGTGACGTTCGTCGGAACCTCGACCGGGAAGACGGTCCCGGCCTTCGGGCCGGAGCCGATCACCCGGGTGTCGTGCGCCTTCGAGGCGGCCGCCGTGACCTTGGCCACGGGACCGAAGACCTGCACGAGCGTCGTCAGGTAGTAGGGGCCGATGTCGAACATCGGGCCGCCGCCGCGAGCGAAGAGGAACTCGGGGCTCGGGTGCCACGACTCCGGGCCGGGGCTCTGGAAGAGGGTGAGGCCGGTCTGGGGCGTCCCGATCTTGCCGCTGCGGATCGTGCGGAGCCCGGTCTGGAGGCCCGCCCCGAGGAAGGTGTCCGGCGCGACCGCGACGCGGACGCCGCGATCCTTCGCGGCCTGCAGGAGCCGCCTCCCGCTCTCGCGGTCCAGCGCGTAGGGCTTCTCGCCCCAGACGTGCTTCCCGGCCTCGACGGCGCGGAGGGCCACCTCCACGTGCGCCGCGGGGATGGTCAGGTTGACCACGATCTCGACGTCGTCGTGAGCGAGGAGATCGTCGACCGAACCCGATCCTGCGATGCCCCACTTCTCGGCCTGGGCGGCTGCGCGGGCCTCGTCGAGGTCGGCGATGAAGAGCACGCGGAGGTCGGGGAACTTCGTGAGGTTGCCCAGGTACTGGTCGCTGATGACGCCGGCCCCGATGACGCCCACGCCCACGGGGCCGGTGCGACCCTCGCTCGCGACGCCGCGGACGGCGTTCGTCGTCGTGTCGGTCACGCGCGGACACCCTCGAGGAAGGCGACGCTGTCGCTAAGCGCGGTGAAGAGGTCGCCGTTGGAGTCGTCGAGCTCGACGACGGGCAGGGCCTGCCGAGCGGCGGCCAGGATGTCGCGGATCGGCATGTCGCCGCGTCCGACGGCGACCTGGTCTTTGTTCTCCTTGGTCTTCGGGCCGTCCTTGACGTGGAGGAACTGGACCTTGTCGCCCAGGCGAGCCAGCAGCTCCGGGGCGTTCTGCCCGCCGACCTCGACCCAGTAGGTGTCGACCTCGAGGACGACGTTCGCGGGCAGCACCGCGGCGAAGACCTCGAGCGCCGGGGTCCCGTCGATGAGGTTCTCGAGCTCGAAGGCGTGGTTGTGGTAACCGACGGTGAGGTCGTGGAGAGCGGCCTGGTCGGCGATCTCGCCGAGCTCGCGGGCGATGCCCTCGACATCCTCCCGCGTGATCCAGCGGGTCTCGTCGATGTGCGGGTCGATGATCGTCTTCACGCCCAGCCGCGTGGCGGCGGCGAAGATGGGCTCGAGGTCCTGGCCGATGAGCTTCACGTGCGCGCTCGGAGCGGTGAGGCCGTTGGCGGGCAGGTGCTCGGCGTACTCGTCGACGCGCTCGACGAACGAGTAGGGCTCCACCTGTGTGAATCCGATCTCGGCGATGCGGGCCAGAGTGCCCGGAAGGTCTTCTGCGATGGCGTCGCGGACGGTGTAGAGCTGAACCGAGAGTGGAACCTGAGTCACGAGGGAGTTCTCCTAATCGAGTGAGCGGTCTTCGCTGACCGCGTCTCACGATAGGACCACTTCTGTCGAGGGTCAAGCAAAAGGTGTCGGCCTGTCGACATCTTTGGCTGTGTCCGCGCGGAAGCTGTGATTTACTCCTCTCATGTCAGACGCGCTCCGCACGTCGGTCCTCGGAACGACGGGGGCGGGCGACCTCTTCCAGCTCCTCCGCGACGGGCGTCCCCGGACGAGGGCGGAACTCTCCGCGATGACCGGGCTCGCCCGATCCACCATCGGCCTGCGCCTCGACGCGCTCACCCAGCTGGGCCTGATCGGGCCCGTCGCCGACGCGGTGTCGACCGGTGGCCGTCCGCCCTCGCGCGTGGCCCTGCTGCCCTCCGCCCGGGTCGTGCTCGCCGCCGACCTCGGCGCGAGCCACGCCCACGTCGCCCTAACCGACCTGATGGGCCGCGAACTCGTCAGCCACCGCGAGAAGCTCGAGATCGGGCTCGGCCCGGAGCCGGTGCTCACCTGGATGGTCGAGCACGTCGATCTGCTGCTCGCCGAGCTCGGCAAGGAGCGCGCCGATCTGATCGCGGCCGGCATCGGGCTCCCCGGCCCGGTCGAGTTCAGCACCGGTCGCCCCGTCAACCCGCCGATCATGCCGGGCTGGGACGCCTTCGACGTACCGACCTGGGTCCAGCAGCACATCGACGTGCCCGTCTTCGTCGACAACGACGTCAACATCATGGCGCTCGGCGAGAGGCAGCATTCCTGGCCGGGCGTCGACCACCTCTTCTTCCTGAAGGTCGCCACCGGGATCGGGTCCGGCATCATCTCCGGCGGCCTCCTGCAGCGCGGCGCCCAGGGCATCGCCGGCGACATCGGCCACATCCCCGTCGCCCGGGCCGTCGGCATCGCCTGCCGCTGCGGCAACACGGGGTGCCTCGAGGCCGTCGCCGCCGGCCCCGCGATCGCGCAGGGCCTGCGCCACCTCGGCCGCGACGTCACCACGGGGGCGGAGGTCGTCGAGCTCGTGCGCCGGGGCGACATCGAGGCGGTCCGCGCCGTTCGGCAGGCGGGGCGCGACATCGGTGAGGTCCTCACCACCTGCGTGAACCTCATCAACCCGTCCGTCATCGCCATCGGGGGATCGATGGCCGAGGCGGGCGAGCATCTCCTGGCCGGGGTGCGCGAGGTCGTCTACTCGCGGTCGATGCCCCTGGCGACGGAGCACCTCACCATCGTGCAGTCCCGGGCGGCGGAGAACGCCGCGATCCTGGGGGCCAGCATGCTGGCGATCCACCACGCCCTCTCCCCCGCCGGGCTCGACACGCTCGCCGCCGCGACCTGATCCTGCCACCGGAACGCCGCCGGCGAGAGAGAATGGTGGGGTGACCCTCGTGCAGCCGACCCTCTCCCTCTGGGACGAGCCCGACCCTGCCGAGCACCACACCGGTCGCATCCTCGCCGACTCCACGGATCGCATCGCCTGGCTCCGAGCGCGCAGCACGGGGATCACGGCGACCGACGTGGCCCGGCTCTCGAGCGCCGCGGCGATC is part of the Frondihabitans sp. 762G35 genome and harbors:
- a CDS encoding Gfo/Idh/MocA family protein, coding for MTDTTTNAVRGVASEGRTGPVGVGVIGAGVISDQYLGNLTKFPDLRVLFIADLDEARAAAQAEKWGIAGSGSVDDLLAHDDVEIVVNLTIPAAHVEVALRAVEAGKHVWGEKPYALDRESGRRLLQAAKDRGVRVAVAPDTFLGAGLQTGLRTIRSGKIGTPQTGLTLFQSPGPESWHPSPEFLFARGGGPMFDIGPYYLTTLVQVFGPVAKVTAAASKAHDTRVIGSGPKAGTVFPVEVPTNVTALIQFESGASAQSVFSFDSKLERAGFVEISGTEGTAVFPDPNMFEGDTIVHTGADEPETIPATGSTFSRGTGVAELAQAIREGRRERVPGELAFHVLDIMVSLDESASRGETVVVESSLEPTPDLPESWDPSVPTLA
- a CDS encoding ABC transporter substrate-binding protein translates to MPSEITGSAFSRRTFLGAATGVSAVALLAACSSGGSSGGATGTIKFWNMPWGNTQFNVLDKKITTAYKPASGVGPASYQVIQWANFTQSFSSAIASNTGPAVSSGGGTQAFQFEDQGKIAYADNLLETWKKNGIYDDFLPGLVDTLKVSKGYAAVPYNLDMRVMWYSKSLLEKAGATVPTDWQSYSDACAALKKIGVYGYGLGSGAGNFTGSHILVSHMINNGGGLFDADQKANCVTAENIEAMEWVLSLVKNGYVDPASATYTSANIQSQWKAKKFGMGWDGAGLAQNVGGDALTDLDVPSPLTGPSGKKGALYFPNNIMMYKNTPSQKGSEAFLTYYYQNMKPLWTQNTGIGLPPLKSITETPEFQANATNVKIIKEWQPISKTWAAPGSDALFLGVTAVDGTPAMSTFTQSILGGKTTAKAALTALQAAIKSS
- a CDS encoding ThuA domain-containing protein, with protein sequence MSQPTPTKRALIVRGGWDGHQPVEATNLFVPFLEANGFEVRIEESPAVYADADYLPTVDLIVQSNTMNTIEAAEFEGLRAAIEAGTGLAGWHGGIADSYRNNSDYLQMIGGQFAAHPGKHPSERVGEQSDNYLPHTIDMLPAAADHPITRGIGSFELTTEQYWVLHDDYLDVLATTTQAVRSWDPWTRPITSPAIWTRQWGEGRIFVSTPGHRVDILENPNVKTIIERGLLWASR
- a CDS encoding TolB family protein, producing MARTLLPGQSCRILVVDAETRSSRVVFDNAHTLAEAPNWSPDGRWLVVNADGRLWRLPVEGGTLEWIRMDSVPPINNDHVIAPDGGSVFVSANDGHLYEVPWEGGTGRRVTRDHPEGRGYKNYLHGVSPDGATLSVIVGARPTPESTPDRWRTNVALVSVADGSTTFVTDDDFPDDGAEFSPDGTWLWFNTERFTTEPGHAQLARMRLDGAELSRQVVSDTVDWFPHVSPDGSKLLFLAFEAGTIGHPENRDVVLRILDLDGGSPVPGTERDVFRLFGGQGTINVPGWSPDGAHFACVEYPVS
- a CDS encoding ROK family transcriptional regulator, which encodes MSDALRTSVLGTTGAGDLFQLLRDGRPRTRAELSAMTGLARSTIGLRLDALTQLGLIGPVADAVSTGGRPPSRVALLPSARVVLAADLGASHAHVALTDLMGRELVSHREKLEIGLGPEPVLTWMVEHVDLLLAELGKERADLIAAGIGLPGPVEFSTGRPVNPPIMPGWDAFDVPTWVQQHIDVPVFVDNDVNIMALGERQHSWPGVDHLFFLKVATGIGSGIISGGLLQRGAQGIAGDIGHIPVARAVGIACRCGNTGCLEAVAAGPAIAQGLRHLGRDVTTGAEVVELVRRGDIEAVRAVRQAGRDIGEVLTTCVNLINPSVIAIGGSMAEAGEHLLAGVREVVYSRSMPLATEHLTIVQSRAAENAAILGASMLAIHHALSPAGLDTLAAAT
- a CDS encoding carbohydrate ABC transporter permease encodes the protein MSTLSVRRTARLQTGVTTDAKRVTSQDLRRRGGWFRFALILVITAIVLVPIIAVFYLSVQPALGSTSTSKFTLENFANVFSQTAVLTWLGNSLTVTIVTVVIAVAVAAPAGYVLSRARNRLVSGYSLILFVVQSLPVVTAVIPLFILFANLGLVDNLIGVTIIYVGATMSVAIWMMAAYYDSIPIALEEAAWMDGASLFGSFTRIVLRNALPGILSTAIFSFLLAWNDYLIAVVFLRSDPNYTLPVGLETFFQQNATNWGLVMAVAVVMMLPPIILFVFLNKYFSVGGIGGSLAGR
- a CDS encoding carbohydrate ABC transporter permease encodes the protein MSASSVGEQLKRARRGVGMSGSGAGGPRPGSPTIRKRKRFSARTLTLLAFALPSLILLLLINLYPVIYAFIQSLHNGTLLAQGPFVGLQNYIDVLGDPAFAKAALFTVIFTVVGVFGSWGVGLGLALLLRTHIPAGGLFKVLLLLPWIVPIVVSSTSWNWLVATPQSPLPMLAQALGLGNVLFLADPVLAQITVCVFKVWISFPFMMMMMSSALASVDTNVYEAATVDGAGKWQSFRLITMPLIARTTFVSWILMTIFCVNDFPTIFLLTGGGPVNATQSLVVLAYLTVFQNFQTGPGVAIAFLMTAVLVIISVVLYRQIRKVDVE
- a CDS encoding sugar phosphate isomerase/epimerase family protein — encoded protein: MTQVPLSVQLYTVRDAIAEDLPGTLARIAEIGFTQVEPYSFVERVDEYAEHLPANGLTAPSAHVKLIGQDLEPIFAAATRLGVKTIIDPHIDETRWITREDVEGIARELGEIADQAALHDLTVGYHNHAFELENLIDGTPALEVFAAVLPANVVLEVDTYWVEVGGQNAPELLARLGDKVQFLHVKDGPKTKENKDQVAVGRGDMPIRDILAAARQALPVVELDDSNGDLFTALSDSVAFLEGVRA
- a CDS encoding Gfo/Idh/MocA family protein — encoded protein: MGVPLNVGVIGVGKISEQYFASLPQLPGLRLTAVADLDEARARQVADEQGVEALTVDALLQDPRIDAVINLTIPAAHVEVGTRALEQGKHVFAEKPLGLTPEEALPMLELADRKGLRVGSAPDTVLGTGVQTARQVLDSGVIGAPVGAQVHWSAPGHERWHPSPLFYYQPGGGPLFDMGPYYLTSLVTLFGPVVRVAGLASRSTRERVVETGPLAGTPIPVDIDTHVSALLEHENGVTSTVTVSFEVWATRSPLFEVYGTEGTLAVPDPNRFSDPVEIATRHEPEFHEVPVSAGYADAGRGYGLADMARAIETDRPHRASGRLAFHVLEIMDAIVRSSDAKKVVEITIRVDRPEVVPHGATPDTW
- a CDS encoding LacI family DNA-binding transcriptional regulator — its product is MTSTAPTRDAPERDKVTRATLSEVAVRAGVSISTVSKVLNGREGVSVDTRSRVSDLLREHRYNRRNSSQPRMPLIEVVFDAIDNPWAHEVLVGVERIARENGLSLVVTATEGRDAKSPRWIESVLGRQPAGVILMIADISALDKDHLRARSIPFVIVDPAGDPTPGVPSIGAANWMGGYLATQHVLSLGHTRVAAIAGPARLVAAMARLSGYRAALAGAGIAERADYVRPGEFTQESGYAAGRALLALPDRPTAIVTANDVEALGVYEAAAERRLSVPDDLSVVGFDDLEFTRYTGPPLTTVRQPLKEMAEEAARLVLRLIDEPQLTSTRLELATTLIVRGSTAGPPAVTP